A window of Tautonia plasticadhaerens contains these coding sequences:
- a CDS encoding ISAzo13 family transposase (programmed frameshift) → MRPSPEMIPVLIDAAKALKGSPKRVFMAKTVAAMGRGGQRWAQEHLGWCRETIRKGTHELRSGMTCVDAFSARRRKPAEEHLPRLLDDIRSIADGQSQADPKFQTKGLFTRISAAEVRRQLIATKGYTDEELPTQQTINTKLNLLGYRLSRVAKCRPQKGVPQTDAIFDQLKAVNPEADRARGTLRLSIDAKATVHVGPFSRRGRSRTGTKAADHDFKPVATLTPFGIFLPEHDDLWLYMARSKVTSDFIADRLEQWWEGVRLRFLRVKTLVINLDNGPENHSRRSQFLKRIVAFARKYRLVVQLAYYPPYHSKYNPIERCWGVLEMHWNGSLLDSVEAVLGFARSMTWKRKHPVVSLVETTYAKGVRLKPEEMEALEAEVIRLPSLEKWFVKIPRKRGRPRKT, encoded by the exons ATGCGGCCCAGCCCCGAGATGATCCCCGTCCTCATCGATGCCGCCAAGGCCCTCAAGGGCAGTCCGAAGCGAGTCTTCATGGCCAAGACCGTCGCAGCGATGGGGCGGGGTGGACAACGCTGGGCCCAGGAGCATCTCGGCTGGTGCCGGGAGACCATCCGCAAGGGCACGCACGAACTCCGCTCGGGCATGACCTGCGTGGACGCCTTCTCGGCCCGCCGTCGCAAGCCCGCCGAGGAGCACTTGCCCCGACTCCTCGATGACATCCGCAGCATCGCCGACGGGCAGAGCCAGGCCGACCCCAAGTTCCAGACCAAGGGGCTCTTCACCCGGATCAGTGCCGCCGAGGTCCGACGCCAGTTGATCGCCACGAAGGGCTACACCGACGAGGAGTTGCCCACCCAGCAGACCATCAACACCAAGCTGAACCTGCTGGGCTATCGCCTCTCCAGGGTGGCCAAGTGCCGCCCCCAAAAAG GAGTCCCGCAGACCGATGCCATCTTCGATCAACTGAAGGCGGTCAACCCCGAGGCGGATCGGGCCAGGGGCACCCTGCGGCTCTCGATCGACGCCAAGGCGACGGTGCATGTCGGCCCCTTCTCACGGCGGGGCCGGAGCCGGACCGGCACGAAGGCGGCGGATCACGACTTCAAGCCCGTGGCGACGCTGACCCCCTTCGGCATCTTCCTGCCCGAGCACGACGACCTGTGGCTGTACATGGCCCGGTCGAAGGTCACCAGCGACTTCATCGCCGATCGCCTGGAGCAATGGTGGGAGGGCGTCCGCCTGCGGTTCCTGCGGGTCAAGACGCTGGTGATCAACCTGGACAACGGCCCGGAGAACCACAGCCGGCGGAGCCAGTTCCTCAAGCGGATCGTGGCCTTCGCCCGCAAGTATCGCCTGGTGGTGCAGTTGGCGTACTACCCGCCGTACCACAGCAAGTACAACCCGATCGAGCGGTGCTGGGGCGTGCTGGAGATGCACTGGAACGGGTCGCTGCTGGACTCGGTGGAGGCGGTGTTGGGATTCGCCCGATCGATGACCTGGAAGCGGAAGCACCCGGTGGTCAGCCTGGTGGAGACGACCTACGCCAAGGGGGTCAGGCTGAAGCCCGAGGAGATGGAGGCGTTGGAGGCCGAGGTGATCCGCCTGCCGTCGCTTGAGAAGTGGTTCGTGAAGATCCCTCGTAAGCGAGGCAGGCCACGGAAGACGTAG
- the cax gene encoding calcium/proton exchanger, protein MTPNPDSPRGPRPGRSGDPGSRGFDWRDWFDPRRVGWLNLMLVFVPIGIALRVAGVGETWQFVAAGLAIIPLAGLMGESTEHLAHKLGPGIGGLMNATFGNAAELIIALFALFRGYDEVVKASITGSIIGNLLLVMGASLLAGGLKWPRLQFNRTAAGVGSTMMVLAAFGMLIPAIFYSLPEVLRVAREEGQDRRLFLEHELSVGVCIILMLTYVLYLVFSLKTHQNLFNPDAEEGSPDESLHGHGPGWSMSRAVGTLLVATSFVAIMSEILIGAVEHTSQAFGLSEVFVGVIIVAIVGNAAEHSTAILVALKNKMDLSVGIAIGSALQIALFVAPVLVFASYLREEPMDLLFTTLEVVAVLLAVFIARMVAEDGESNWLEGAMLLMIYAILAVAFFVLPGGEGGHPPGPGSAGEIGAVEAAPGDPGP, encoded by the coding sequence GTGACGCCGAACCCGGATTCCCCTCGCGGTCCCCGCCCGGGCCGGTCGGGCGACCCCGGCTCTCGCGGGTTCGACTGGAGGGACTGGTTCGACCCCAGGAGGGTCGGCTGGCTGAACCTGATGCTGGTCTTCGTGCCGATCGGCATCGCGCTGCGGGTCGCCGGGGTGGGGGAGACCTGGCAGTTCGTCGCGGCGGGGCTGGCGATCATCCCCCTGGCCGGGCTGATGGGGGAGTCGACCGAGCACCTGGCGCACAAGCTCGGGCCGGGGATCGGCGGGCTGATGAACGCCACCTTCGGGAACGCCGCCGAGCTGATCATCGCCCTGTTCGCGCTGTTCCGGGGCTACGACGAGGTGGTGAAGGCGTCGATCACCGGGTCGATCATCGGCAACCTGCTGCTCGTGATGGGCGCCAGCCTGCTGGCCGGCGGCCTGAAGTGGCCCCGGCTGCAATTCAACCGGACGGCCGCCGGCGTGGGCTCGACCATGATGGTGCTGGCCGCCTTCGGCATGCTCATCCCGGCGATCTTCTATTCCCTGCCGGAGGTGCTCCGGGTGGCCCGGGAGGAGGGCCAGGACCGGCGACTGTTCCTGGAGCACGAGCTGAGCGTCGGCGTCTGCATCATCCTGATGCTGACCTACGTGCTCTACCTCGTCTTCAGCCTGAAGACGCACCAGAACCTGTTCAACCCCGACGCCGAGGAAGGCTCGCCCGACGAGAGCCTGCACGGCCACGGCCCCGGCTGGAGCATGAGTCGGGCCGTCGGGACGCTGCTGGTGGCGACCTCGTTCGTGGCGATCATGAGCGAGATCCTCATCGGCGCCGTCGAGCACACGTCCCAGGCCTTCGGCCTGAGCGAGGTGTTCGTCGGGGTGATCATCGTGGCGATCGTCGGTAACGCGGCCGAGCACTCGACGGCGATCCTGGTGGCGCTGAAGAACAAGATGGACCTGTCGGTCGGCATCGCGATCGGCTCGGCCCTGCAGATCGCGCTGTTCGTGGCCCCGGTGCTGGTCTTCGCCAGCTACCTGCGCGAGGAGCCGATGGACCTGCTGTTCACGACCCTGGAGGTCGTGGCGGTGCTGCTGGCGGTGTTCATCGCCCGGATGGTGGCCGAGGACGGCGAGTCGAACTGGCTGGAGGGGGCGATGCTGCTGATGATCTACGCGATCCTCGCCGTCGCCTTCTTCGTCCTGCCGGGCGGCGAGGGCGGGCATCCGCCCGGGCCGGGGTCGGCGGGGGAGATCGGGGCGGTCGAGGCGGCCCCCGGGGATCCGGGTCCCTGA
- the trxA gene encoding thioredoxin encodes MAGNVQEFTDATWQSEVLDSDVPVVVDFWAPWCGPCRMLAPTIEKLAGEYTGRVKIGKMDTDQNSNTPSGLGISSIPTVVFFQGGKEVGRLVGVNPEAKFKATLAEMGVS; translated from the coding sequence ATGGCTGGGAACGTCCAGGAGTTTACCGACGCGACCTGGCAGTCGGAAGTCCTCGATTCGGATGTCCCCGTTGTGGTCGACTTCTGGGCCCCCTGGTGCGGCCCCTGCCGGATGCTGGCACCGACCATCGAGAAGCTCGCCGGCGAATACACCGGCCGGGTGAAGATCGGCAAGATGGATACCGACCAGAACAGCAACACCCCCAGCGGGCTCGGCATCTCCTCGATCCCCACCGTCGTCTTCTTCCAGGGCGGCAAGGAGGTCGGCCGGCTCGTGGGCGTGAACCCCGAGGCGAAGTTCAAGGCCACCCTCGCCGAGATGGGCGTCTCCTGA
- a CDS encoding phosphoribosylanthranilate isomerase yields the protein MIADGRCPTPGLGHRRFSDRGLTISLFIQSPLLVKICGVTTTDDARMVAEAGADWIGVNFHPASKRFVPPELAPELVAAIAGLAEPVGLFVDRPVAEVAETLDRAGIRIAQLHGDEPAEDVRDLRLLGYRVVRAFRLGGRDAVDRMAAWLRHASRIGGEPEAVLVDAFVPGQAGGTGHAIAGEVLDALADRPRPAPARSGHPPADPAPKLILAGGLTPANVADLAARIGPWMVDVASGVESSPGLKDPAKVAAFVRAARSP from the coding sequence GTGATCGCGGATGGCCGATGCCCGACCCCGGGCCTCGGCCATCGTCGTTTCAGCGATCGGGGTCTCACCATCAGTTTATTCATCCAATCACCCCTGCTGGTCAAGATCTGCGGCGTCACCACGACCGACGACGCCCGGATGGTCGCCGAGGCCGGGGCCGACTGGATCGGCGTCAACTTCCACCCGGCCTCGAAGCGGTTCGTCCCCCCCGAGCTCGCCCCCGAGCTGGTGGCGGCGATCGCCGGCCTCGCCGAGCCGGTCGGCCTGTTTGTCGATCGCCCGGTGGCCGAGGTCGCCGAGACGCTCGATCGCGCCGGCATCCGGATCGCCCAGCTCCACGGAGACGAACCCGCCGAGGACGTCCGGGACCTCCGCCTGCTCGGCTACCGGGTCGTCCGCGCCTTCCGCCTCGGGGGTCGGGACGCGGTCGACCGCATGGCGGCCTGGCTGCGGCACGCCTCGCGGATCGGCGGGGAGCCCGAGGCCGTCCTCGTCGACGCCTTCGTCCCCGGCCAGGCCGGCGGCACCGGCCACGCGATCGCCGGGGAGGTCCTTGACGCCCTGGCCGATCGACCCCGCCCCGCCCCCGCCCGCTCGGGCCACCCGCCGGCCGATCCGGCCCCGAAGCTCATCCTCGCCGGCGGCCTGACCCCGGCGAACGTCGCCGACCTCGCGGCCAGGATCGGCCCCTGGATGGTCGACGTCGCCAGCGGGGTCGAGTCGAGCCCCGGCCTGAAGGACCCGGCCAAGGTCGCCGCGTTCGTCCGGGCGGCGCGATCTCCGTGA
- a CDS encoding 30S ribosomal protein S1, producing the protein MVDRNLLREFDISDEEFSTAVFTEDGHDEDPMASFLEEGQEYVLNTIVHGKVIDIVGDQAVVDVGYKAEGLVPLNEWDEHEGRPVPGDEVEVLLEGMDDDTGEILLSRRKAHRMRAWENVISKHAEGDVVTGRVTKKIKGGLLVDIGVNVFLPASQVDIRRPSDIGDYLDTEIQCMILKIDEGRRNIVVSRRKLIEEQRARQKEKLLSEIEIGQVRKGVVKNIADFGAFVDLGGIDGLLHITDMSWGRINHPSDMVRIDDTIEVMVLNVDRDREKIALGLKQKSPSPWENIGEKYPEGSRVAGEVVNVMSYGAFVKLEEGIEGLVHISEMSWTKRINHPSELVQIGDKVDVVVLGINRDKQEISLGMKQTQPNPWDQVAQKYPPGTMVDGTVRNLTNYGAFIEIEEGIDGLLHISDMSWTRKIGHPNELLEKGQQVSCQVLNVDQERKRIALGLKQLKQDPWETDIPDRYHPGDVVVGKVTKLTNFGVFVELEPGLEGLLHISELAEHKVDSPEEIVNVGDDIEVKILRVDRGERKIGLSKKKAAWSKEEIEAEETQAQAPSAGAVAGTAPAPPKKDSSLKGGLGGGGPLFSMPAAEAEAAAEPEADSEPEADSGTEQEAASVAEAVAESEPEAVAELEPEAAEEPKAEAAPEPTEPETEAEKTEG; encoded by the coding sequence ATGGTAGATCGCAACCTGCTCCGCGAGTTCGACATCTCCGACGAGGAGTTCTCCACGGCCGTCTTCACCGAGGACGGCCACGACGAGGACCCGATGGCCTCCTTCCTCGAGGAAGGCCAGGAGTATGTGCTCAACACGATCGTCCACGGCAAGGTGATCGACATCGTCGGCGACCAGGCGGTCGTCGACGTCGGCTACAAGGCCGAGGGCCTCGTCCCCCTGAACGAGTGGGACGAGCACGAGGGCCGCCCCGTGCCCGGCGACGAGGTCGAGGTCCTCCTGGAAGGGATGGACGACGACACCGGCGAGATCCTCCTCTCCCGCAGGAAGGCCCACCGCATGCGGGCCTGGGAGAACGTGATCTCCAAGCACGCCGAGGGGGACGTCGTCACCGGCCGGGTCACCAAGAAGATCAAGGGCGGCCTGCTCGTCGACATCGGCGTCAACGTCTTCCTGCCCGCCAGCCAGGTCGACATCCGACGCCCTTCGGACATCGGGGACTACCTCGATACCGAGATTCAGTGCATGATCCTCAAGATCGACGAGGGACGCCGCAACATCGTCGTCTCCCGCCGCAAGCTGATCGAGGAGCAGCGCGCCCGCCAGAAGGAGAAGCTGCTCTCGGAGATCGAGATCGGCCAGGTCCGCAAGGGCGTCGTCAAGAACATCGCCGACTTCGGCGCGTTCGTCGACCTCGGCGGCATCGACGGCCTGCTGCACATCACCGACATGTCCTGGGGCCGGATCAACCACCCCTCCGACATGGTCCGGATCGACGACACGATCGAGGTCATGGTCCTCAACGTCGACCGCGACCGCGAGAAGATCGCCCTGGGCCTGAAGCAGAAGTCCCCCAGCCCGTGGGAGAACATCGGCGAGAAGTACCCGGAGGGCTCCCGGGTCGCCGGCGAAGTCGTCAACGTCATGTCCTACGGCGCCTTCGTCAAGCTGGAGGAAGGGATCGAGGGCCTGGTCCACATCTCCGAGATGTCCTGGACCAAGCGCATCAACCACCCCAGCGAGCTCGTCCAGATCGGCGACAAGGTCGACGTCGTCGTCCTCGGCATCAACCGGGACAAGCAGGAAATCTCGCTGGGCATGAAGCAAACCCAGCCCAACCCCTGGGACCAGGTCGCCCAGAAGTACCCGCCGGGCACCATGGTCGACGGCACCGTGCGCAACCTGACCAACTACGGCGCCTTCATCGAGATCGAGGAGGGCATCGACGGGCTGCTGCACATCTCCGACATGAGCTGGACCCGCAAGATCGGCCACCCCAACGAGCTGCTCGAGAAGGGCCAGCAGGTCTCCTGCCAGGTGCTCAACGTCGACCAGGAGCGCAAGCGGATTGCCCTGGGCCTGAAGCAGCTCAAGCAGGACCCGTGGGAGACCGACATCCCCGACCGCTACCACCCCGGCGACGTGGTGGTGGGCAAGGTCACCAAGCTCACCAACTTCGGCGTCTTCGTCGAGCTGGAGCCCGGCCTCGAAGGCCTCCTGCACATCTCCGAGCTGGCCGAGCACAAGGTCGACAGCCCGGAGGAGATCGTCAACGTCGGCGACGACATCGAGGTGAAGATCCTCCGCGTCGACCGCGGCGAGCGCAAGATCGGCCTCTCCAAGAAGAAGGCCGCCTGGAGCAAGGAGGAGATCGAGGCCGAGGAGACCCAGGCCCAGGCCCCCTCCGCCGGCGCCGTCGCCGGCACCGCCCCCGCCCCCCCCAAGAAGGACAGCTCCCTCAAGGGCGGCCTCGGCGGCGGCGGACCCCTGTTCTCCATGCCCGCCGCGGAGGCCGAGGCCGCCGCGGAGCCGGAGGCCGATTCGGAGCCGGAGGCCGATTCGGGGACGGAGCAGGAGGCCGCCTCGGTGGCCGAGGCCGTCGCGGAGTCGGAGCCGGAGGCCGTCGCGGAGTTGGAGCCGGAGGCCGCCGAGGAGCCGAAGGCCGAGGCCGCTCCCGAGCCCACCGAACCCGAAACCGAGGCGGAGAAGACCGAGGGCTGA
- a CDS encoding sigma-70 family RNA polymerase sigma factor produces MARIRRHRRDVVQSPLETYLREINEVRLLSADEEKELAHRIARGDKDARERMIRANLRLVVNIARHYTGKGLALQDLIEEGNLGLLRAVEGFDPSMGTRFSTYASYWIKQSIKRALVNTAKPIRIPAYMVELLCKWRRMQAELQERMGRSPTLEEVAKALELPKKKLAIVKKAIKVYNLVPQTDQPENGWSLGEMLMDERTRAPDVEMLEADNLRLVMHRLDTMDKREATVLRMRFGLNDAPPKTLKEIGESLGLTRERVRQIENEALGKLSASFMAD; encoded by the coding sequence ATGGCTCGTATCCGAAGACACCGCCGAGATGTGGTCCAGAGCCCGTTGGAGACCTATCTTCGGGAGATCAACGAGGTCCGACTGCTCAGCGCCGACGAGGAGAAGGAGCTCGCCCACCGGATCGCCCGGGGGGACAAGGACGCCCGGGAGCGGATGATCCGGGCCAACCTCCGGCTGGTGGTCAACATCGCCCGGCATTACACCGGCAAGGGCCTCGCGCTGCAGGACCTGATCGAGGAGGGGAACCTCGGCCTGCTCCGCGCCGTCGAGGGATTCGACCCGTCGATGGGCACCCGGTTCAGCACCTATGCCAGCTACTGGATCAAGCAGTCGATCAAGCGGGCGCTGGTGAACACGGCCAAGCCGATCCGGATCCCCGCCTACATGGTCGAGCTGCTCTGCAAGTGGCGCCGGATGCAGGCCGAGCTCCAGGAACGGATGGGTCGGAGCCCCACCCTGGAGGAGGTCGCCAAGGCGCTGGAGCTGCCCAAGAAGAAGCTGGCGATCGTGAAGAAGGCCATCAAGGTCTACAACCTCGTCCCGCAGACCGACCAGCCCGAGAACGGCTGGAGCCTCGGCGAGATGCTCATGGACGAGCGGACCCGGGCCCCGGACGTGGAGATGCTGGAGGCCGACAACCTCAGGCTGGTGATGCACCGCCTCGACACGATGGACAAGCGAGAGGCCACGGTGCTCCGCATGCGGTTCGGCCTCAACGACGCCCCGCCGAAGACGCTCAAGGAGATCGGCGAGTCGCTCGGCCTGACCCGGGAGCGCGTCCGGCAGATCGAGAACGAGGCGCTGGGCAAGCTCTCCGCCTCCTTCATGGCCGACTGA
- a CDS encoding PEP-CTERM sorting domain-containing protein has translation MHRMRHYVAVFGLIAGATALSGSSAQANLIRNDPKLAFPDVLAAAINGRIEYDFDEATERGVLTVNNTPWEIAGSETSSFPIEHADGSNKSQFLRLVVDRNGMVIDDPLNTYELRGRIEADGQVFDGTLLTGTPTKLGWLDLGGTDMPQLGLDTFDADIDITGGALAKYYGDTAYMEFTPLIESTFEGSFANDFTGLKPVSNIRSYNSPEPFPIPEPTTIVVLLSGGAALLYRRHRRRSVAA, from the coding sequence ATGCACCGGATGCGTCACTACGTCGCCGTCTTCGGGTTGATCGCCGGGGCGACTGCCCTGTCCGGCAGCTCTGCTCAGGCGAACCTGATCCGGAACGACCCGAAGCTCGCCTTCCCCGACGTCCTGGCCGCCGCCATCAACGGCCGCATCGAATACGACTTCGATGAGGCCACCGAGCGCGGCGTGCTGACCGTAAACAACACCCCCTGGGAGATCGCGGGGTCGGAGACCTCGTCGTTCCCCATCGAGCACGCCGACGGTTCGAACAAGTCGCAATTCCTGCGGCTCGTGGTCGACCGTAACGGGATGGTGATCGACGACCCCCTGAACACCTACGAGCTGCGGGGCCGGATCGAGGCCGACGGCCAGGTCTTCGACGGCACGCTGCTGACCGGCACGCCCACGAAACTGGGCTGGTTGGACCTGGGGGGGACCGACATGCCCCAGCTCGGCCTCGACACCTTCGACGCCGACATCGACATCACCGGGGGGGCGCTCGCCAAGTACTACGGCGACACCGCCTACATGGAGTTCACCCCCCTGATCGAGAGCACCTTCGAGGGCAGCTTCGCGAACGACTTCACGGGGCTGAAGCCGGTCAGCAACATCCGCTCCTACAACTCCCCCGAGCCGTTCCCGATCCCCGAGCCGACGACGATCGTCGTCCTGCTCAGCGGAGGCGCCGCCCTGCTCTACCGCCGGCATCGCCGCCGCAGCGTCGCCGCCTGA
- the polX gene encoding DNA polymerase/3'-5' exonuclease PolX yields MSPADVARILDEMGTLLELRGENPFRCRAYHNAADAIRGLGDDLPERIASGRLAEVPGIGETIRAKVVQLVTTGSVPLYDELRAELPPGLVALLRVPGLGPKKIKALHDALKVESLADLRLAAESGKIAGLKGFGAKTEQKILEGLGFVESTGDRILQSTARRLVSPILGAVRSHPGVIEAEACGSLRRRLDTIGDLDILFSSDDPAPVLDRFVSLPEVASVLAHGPTKASVRLAGGVQCDLRGVSPGQFPFALHYFTGSKAHNIAMRRRAIARGLRLNEYALEGPDGPIPCGSEEELFRALGLHAIPPELREDRGEFDRAEAGPIPPLVERGDLRGTFHCHTDWSDGGNTLAEMAEAARDRGLSYLGIADHSRSAAYAGGLSIDRVRRQWEAIDELNAAMGPAFRVFKGIECDILADGSLDYPDDVLEGFDYVVASVHSSFGLPAEAMTARIVRAVRHPLVTMLGHPTGRLLLRREAYAVDLGAVIEAAAEAGTMIEINASPHRLDLDAPHVRRARDRGVAIVINPDAHATGGLDDLDYGVGVARRAGLGAAEVFNSLPAEEASRALTKLRTRG; encoded by the coding sequence ATGAGTCCCGCCGACGTGGCCCGCATCCTCGACGAGATGGGCACCCTGCTGGAACTCCGGGGTGAGAACCCCTTCCGCTGCCGCGCCTACCACAACGCCGCCGACGCCATCCGGGGCCTGGGGGACGACCTCCCGGAGCGGATCGCCTCGGGCCGGCTCGCCGAGGTCCCGGGCATCGGCGAGACGATCCGGGCGAAGGTCGTCCAGCTCGTCACCACCGGGAGCGTCCCGCTCTACGACGAACTCCGGGCCGAGTTGCCCCCCGGCCTGGTGGCCCTGCTCCGGGTCCCGGGCCTGGGCCCGAAGAAGATCAAGGCCCTGCACGACGCGTTGAAGGTCGAGAGCCTGGCCGACCTCCGCCTCGCCGCCGAGTCGGGCAAGATCGCCGGGCTCAAGGGCTTCGGCGCCAAGACCGAGCAGAAGATCCTGGAGGGCCTGGGCTTCGTCGAGTCGACGGGCGACCGGATCTTGCAGAGCACCGCCCGGCGGCTCGTCTCGCCGATCCTCGGGGCCGTCCGCTCGCACCCCGGCGTCATCGAGGCCGAGGCCTGCGGCAGCCTCCGGCGACGCCTCGACACGATCGGCGACCTGGACATCCTCTTCTCCTCCGACGACCCGGCCCCGGTGCTCGACCGCTTCGTCTCGCTCCCCGAGGTGGCCTCGGTGCTCGCCCACGGCCCGACCAAGGCCAGCGTCCGGCTCGCCGGGGGGGTGCAGTGCGACCTCCGGGGCGTCTCCCCCGGGCAGTTCCCGTTCGCCTTGCACTACTTCACCGGCTCGAAGGCGCACAACATCGCCATGAGACGGCGGGCGATCGCCCGGGGGCTCCGCCTGAACGAGTACGCCCTGGAAGGCCCCGACGGCCCGATCCCCTGCGGATCGGAGGAGGAGCTGTTCCGGGCTCTCGGCCTGCACGCCATCCCCCCCGAACTCCGGGAGGACCGGGGCGAGTTCGACCGCGCCGAGGCCGGCCCGATCCCCCCGCTGGTCGAGCGGGGGGATCTCCGGGGGACCTTCCACTGCCACACCGACTGGAGCGACGGCGGCAACACCCTGGCCGAGATGGCCGAGGCCGCCCGGGATCGCGGCCTCTCCTACCTCGGCATCGCCGACCATTCCCGCTCCGCCGCCTATGCCGGGGGCCTGAGCATCGACCGGGTCCGTCGCCAGTGGGAGGCGATCGACGAGCTGAACGCGGCGATGGGCCCGGCGTTCCGGGTCTTCAAGGGGATCGAGTGCGACATCCTCGCCGACGGCTCGCTCGACTACCCCGACGACGTGCTGGAGGGCTTCGACTACGTCGTCGCCAGCGTCCATTCCTCCTTCGGCCTGCCGGCCGAGGCCATGACGGCGCGGATCGTCCGGGCCGTCCGGCACCCGCTGGTCACGATGCTCGGCCACCCGACCGGCCGGCTCCTCCTGCGGCGGGAGGCCTATGCGGTCGACCTCGGCGCGGTCATCGAGGCCGCCGCCGAGGCCGGGACGATGATCGAGATCAACGCCAGCCCCCATCGGTTGGATCTGGACGCCCCCCATGTCCGACGGGCCCGGGACCGGGGCGTGGCGATCGTCATCAACCCCGATGCGCACGCCACCGGGGGCCTCGACGACCTGGACTACGGCGTCGGCGTCGCCCGACGGGCCGGGCTCGGGGCGGCCGAGGTGTTCAACTCGTTGCCGGCCGAGGAGGCCTCCCGGGCGTTGACGAAACTCCGCACCCGGGGCTGA
- a CDS encoding DUF2203 domain-containing protein, which yields MALPKSPEAGRRVFTVEEANQTLPLVRAIVADIVRQWKVVSDLEQRLAPVLDRRKSSKADADPYDAELASRRAELAAEQSTFRAYLHELEKLGVELKGAHNGLCDFPSVRDGREVYLCWKLGEAEVTHWHELHSGFSGRQPIDAREPSHAGHQPA from the coding sequence ATGGCACTCCCCAAGTCTCCCGAGGCCGGCCGCCGCGTCTTCACGGTCGAGGAGGCCAACCAAACCCTGCCGCTGGTCCGGGCGATCGTGGCCGACATCGTCCGCCAGTGGAAGGTGGTCAGCGACCTGGAGCAGCGCCTCGCCCCGGTGCTCGACCGCCGCAAGTCGTCGAAGGCCGACGCTGACCCCTACGACGCCGAGCTGGCCAGCCGACGCGCCGAGCTCGCCGCCGAGCAGTCCACCTTCCGCGCCTACCTGCACGAGCTGGAAAAGCTGGGGGTCGAGCTCAAGGGGGCCCACAACGGCCTCTGCGACTTCCCCAGCGTGCGAGACGGCCGGGAGGTCTACCTCTGCTGGAAGCTCGGCGAGGCCGAGGTCACCCACTGGCACGAGCTGCACTCCGGCTTCTCCGGCCGCCAGCCGATCGACGCCCGGGAGCCGTCCCACGCCGGGCATCAGCCCGCCTGA